From a region of the Streptomyces venezuelae genome:
- a CDS encoding DUF397 domain-containing protein: protein MGTQQEKDELYALDISAVEWEGPPGTSPDEERVEIARLPEGAVAMRSSLDRETVLRYTAAEWEAFVLGARDGEFDLDRHEP from the coding sequence ATGGGCACCCAGCAGGAGAAGGACGAGCTGTACGCGCTCGACATCAGCGCTGTGGAGTGGGAGGGGCCGCCCGGAACCAGCCCGGACGAGGAGCGGGTCGAGATCGCCCGGCTTCCGGAAGGAGCGGTCGCCATGCGCTCCTCGCTGGACCGGGAGACGGTGCTGCGCTACACGGCCGCCGAGTGGGAGGCCTTCGTACTCGGTGCCAGGGACGGCGAGTTCGACCTGGACCGCCACGAGCCCTGA